In Hymenobacter monticola, the sequence TTTAAACATACCCTACGGGCCGAAACGGAGCCATTTCTAACAGCTGCAGTAATTTTATCAGACTGGTTCAGAAGCATTTTTTTGCAGTCATCGCGCACTTTGCCTGACAGAGAAGCTCCCTCTAGTGTACTACCAAAACGCTCAGAAATCTCCGTACTAAAAGCATCAAGGGCATTCAATACTTCTTTTATCTCTCTGGTTGTAAATAAATTAGAGAAAAAGTTCATGCGGTCTAGAGTTAGTGGTAAAAGAGTTTGAACTGCTGCTCATCGCAAAAGAATGCCGTAGTCTTTCCAGTTTCTTGGCTTAGGTACTGCTTTGGGAATCGGTAATGCTAACGCTCATTTCGTAGCGGTCAGCCTCGGCGGGTGCCCCGCTAGGTGGGGTAATGACGATTTCGTAGCGGTCCGTCGCATATTCGGCATAAATCCGGGTACGAGCGGCTTCTACAGCTTCTTCGGAGTTGGTAACGCCGGTTACTGTTACGGTGGTGGCATGGGAGCCAGGGCCGGGACTTTCAAAGAATACTTCCATCGTAGGAGAACAAAAGGGAGAAAAATAATGACATTGACTTGTGGAAAGTGCGCCCATATGGGCTTAGGCTTTTACTCTGATACCATTGGTCCTGCCGACTATCTAGAGGGTAAAACAACTGCGGATATTTGGATTGTAGGGCTCAACCCAAGCCATGACATTGGCCACGTTGAGCAGCGAACAGCCGCCGAGTTTGCAGATTTCGACCCTGATTGCCATAGCTATTTCAGGGATTTTAGAAAAGTCTCACCTGCTCTGTATGCGAATTGGAAAAGCCCAAACAGTCGTATTGCTCATACGGACTTGGTGAAGTGCTTCTCTCCAAGCTTTCCGCCCATTGTATCAGTTAATGGCTTTTCAAGGGCGGTTGACAAGAACCAGGTGGTGAATAACTGCAGCACGCATCTACTTGAACAGATTCGTCGATTCAGGCCCAAAGTGATTATCTGTAATGGTGCCCCGGTATGTTACACCGTCATGGGGTTCTTTCCTCCCAATATCGAGGCGCAGACCAATCGGGCTACCTCTTACAAGTACGACCTAGACTTGGGGAATGGCACAAAGCATTCCTTTTGGCTCGTGCTCTCGGGCTTTATCGGAAGGATAGACGACTGGAACAAAAGAAGGCTAGGGGTTGAAATTGAGGAAATACTGGCGAGTGAAGGAATTGAGCTGCATTCGGGCACAAGCAGCTACTCATAACCTTTGAGAAAGGTAAGCTGCTCCTGAAAGGCAGCCAGCGCCTCGGCCGATGACAATACAAAGCGGTGGGTTTTACTACCTGGTGGGTACTGCAGCAATCCAGTAGGCATGGCAAGGCTGCCGAGCAGCCGGTGTAAAAAGCGGGGCTGGGGCCCTTTGAGGGTGTTGTTTTTCAGGCCAACAACATTGGTGTAGGTTAGCTGCTGCGCGTCGCAAAACGACTTTAAGTTACCGCTACCAAGCATTTTCAGGCGGGCCTGGGCATAATGTAGAGCGTCCTCATAGGACACAGATAAACGCAAGTCCGGCAGGGTGAGCGGTGCTGCTTCTTGGCGGCATTCTTCTTTTATCATGCTTTATAGCTGCTTGAAGAGGGGCTGTAGGGGTGCCAGATGAGTTGGGAGCCACTCGGGGTAGAGTTTGTGGCAGAGATAGCCAAAGCTCAGGCTACCGGCCAGCATCAGCACCCAAATGATGCGCTCCGTGCGACGGGCAAAGACTAATTCGGTTTCAATGGCCAGCGCAGTCGTTTTATCCCCTTGGTGCAATGCTTTCAGCTTCAGGTCGACTTGGCAAAGGGCTGTTGAATTATCAATCAGCTGCTCTAGCAGCCGTTCGGATGGGTGGGAATAAGGATTCATCGGCAAGGGTAC encodes:
- a CDS encoding uracil-DNA glycosylase family protein produces the protein MGLGFYSDTIGPADYLEGKTTADIWIVGLNPSHDIGHVEQRTAAEFADFDPDCHSYFRDFRKVSPALYANWKSPNSRIAHTDLVKCFSPSFPPIVSVNGFSRAVDKNQVVNNCSTHLLEQIRRFRPKVIICNGAPVCYTVMGFFPPNIEAQTNRATSYKYDLDLGNGTKHSFWLVLSGFIGRIDDWNKRRLGVEIEEILASEGIELHSGTSSYS